In a genomic window of Lagopus muta isolate bLagMut1 chromosome 2, bLagMut1 primary, whole genome shotgun sequence:
- the LOC125688975 gene encoding cytochrome c oxidase subunit 7A2, mitochondrial: MWRNLLSIRQISQRTISTASRRPLENRVPEKQKLFQEDNGLPVYLKGGIMDGLLYRATMGLTVFGTGYVLYELLMASMPKKQK, translated from the exons ATGTGGCGGAACCTGCTG agTATTCGCCAGATTTCCCAGAGGACCATAAGCACTGCTTCGCGCAGGCCACTGGAGAACAGAGTTCCTGAGAAGCAGAAGCTCTTCCAG GAGGATAATGGCCTCCCCGTGTATCTTAAAGGTGGGATCATGGATGGTCTGTTGTACAGAGCCACCATGGGTTTGACAGTTTTTG gAACGGGCTATGTTCTTTATGAACTGCTGATGGCTTCAATGCCCAAGAAGCAGAAATGA